From the genome of Argentina anserina chromosome 4, drPotAnse1.1, whole genome shotgun sequence, one region includes:
- the LOC126792274 gene encoding uncharacterized protein LOC126792274 gives MNRKPTCRAPPFLFCFVVVSWCASIFQFSFPSLRFAAAQEMGSAVWNPVLVDLLCDLVIKEVEANNQPNSHLSKEGWQNVLSNFNRESNKNYTKKQLKNKVDVLKGEWKLWKDLKTKHTGLGWDPRLQTIDAEDSWWNRQIAVCFFTSQSVFFFLVFISSSLHLNMLQFNFFPLFRKKGIPPEFEEKLDRMFTGTSATGLNAYAPGSSLPLPNSPLEEENLEGNGDSEDTVDPSPTSTKRKRSVVEKKCKGSATRPGRVGGAALLAKTIDRMSDAIESRSTATSRSNTTIKEVMKVVSSLPGAEQGSSLWFFCTRLFLNQEKREMFCTMEDPDLKLAWLNGLEVEFRTLGSNITSHIEVVGMLVYILGHGCGNRDAQERFMHSGETISRYFGQALDIVASFGDKMIKPLDPEFNGVAQEIMRDTRYMPHFKDCIGAIDGVHIPASVSPLNATPYIGRKGFPTQNVMAVCNFDMQFIFVCAGWEGSAHDTRVFKSVIGNPNMNFPKPPRGKYYLVDADYPQMNGYLGPYKCLKQHFQQYRGREPRNAKEILKDMQGFSFEKQVKIVIATMTLHNYIRRYANRDAHFVRWAERVVDIPNDEVEMDNDGGENEHGHDAREIEAIRNEITQSLMSARII, from the exons ATGGGATCAGCCGTATGGAATCCGGTATTAGTAGACCTACTTTGTGACTTAGTTATCAAGGAGGTGGAGGCTAATAATCAACCAAATAGTCATTTGAGCAAAGAGGGATGGCAAAATGTGCTAAGTAATTTCAATAGAGAATcgaataaaaattatacaaaaaaacaattgaaaaataaagttGATGTTCTTAAGGGGGaatggaaattatggaaagatctaaaaacaaaacataccGGCCTTGGGTGGGATCCAAGGCTCCAAACCATTGATGCAGAGGACTCTTGGTGGAATCGCCAAATTGCGGTATGTTTTTTTACATCtcaatcagttttttttttccttgtgtTCATCTCATCTTCCTTACACTTAAACATGTTACAATTTAACTTTTTTCCTCTC TTTCGAAAGAAAGGAATTCCCCCCGAGTTTGAAGAGAAGTTGGATAGAATGTTTACTGGGACTTCAGCCACGGGTTTGAATGCATATGCACCAGGTTCATCATTGCCTTTACCTAATAGTCCTTTGGAAGAAGAAAACCTTGAAGGAAATGGTGATTCTGAGGATACTGTGGACCCATCCCCCACTTCtactaaaagaaaaagaagtgtCGTTGAGAAAAAATGCAAAGGTTCGGCTACAAGACCTGGAAGGGTGGGAGGTGCGGCTCTTTTAGCCAAAACAATAGATCGAATGTCTGATGCAATTGAGAGTAGAAGTACAGCAACTTCTAGGAGCAACACCACTATTAAAGAAGTGATGAAGGTAGTTAGCTCGTTACCAGGGGCAGAGCAAGGTAGTAGCTTGTGGTTTTTTTGCACTCGGTTGTTTCTAAAtcaagaaaagagagaaatgtTTTGTACTATGGAAGATCCCGACTTGAAGTTGGCGTGGTTGAA TGGTTTGGAGGTCGAGTTTAGGACATTGGGttcaaatataacaagtcaTATTGAAGTTGTGGGAATGCTAGTATATATACTAGGACATGGATGTGGAAATAGAGATGCACAAGAGCGGTTTATGCATTCGGGTGAAACCATTAGTAGATATTTTGGGCAAGCAttagatatagttgcttcatttGGTGATAAAATGATTAAGCCCTTGGATCCAGAATTTAATGGTGTTGCACAAGAGATAATGAGGGATACTAGATACATGCCACATTTTAAG GATTGTATTGGTGCTATTGATGGAGTGCATATTCCCGCTTCAGTATCTCCTCTAAATGCCACTCCGTATATTGGAAGAAAAGGATTCCCAACACAAAACGTTATGGCAGTTTGTAATTTCGATATGCAATTTATATTTGTATGCGCCGGTTGGGAAGGGTCAGCACATGACACGAGGGTGTTCAAGTCGGTTATTGGAAATCCTAACATGAATTTTCCGAAACCGCCAAGAG gaAAATATTATTTGGTAGATGCGGATTACCCACAGATGAATGGATATTTGGGACCTTATAAATGTCTAAAACAACATTTTCAACAATACAGAGGGCGAGAACCAAGAAATGCAAAAGAG attTTAAAGGACATGCAAGGTTTTTCATTtgagaaacaagtgaagattgTTATTGCAACCATGACTCTTCATAATTATataagaagatatgcaaatcGTGATGCCCATTTTGTTCGTTGGGCAGAAAGGGTGGTTGACATACCAAATGATGAGGTAGAGATGGATAATGATGGAGGGGAAAATGAGCATGGTCATGATGCACGGGAAATTGAAGcaataagaaatgaaatcaCTCAAAGTTTGATGAGTGCGCGtataatatga